From Bradyrhizobium symbiodeficiens, the proteins below share one genomic window:
- the ybaK gene encoding Cys-tRNA(Pro) deacylase, with the protein MSKVTPATRALTAAGIAFTVHAYDYDPDAESIGLQAAAALGEDPARVLKTLMAQVDGKPVCVVVPSDQEVSMKKLAAAVSGKSAQMMKPPEAERLTGYKVGGISPFGQRKPVRTVIEQSALAHDLVYLNGGQRGLQVRLKPADVQRVLKAIVADVLA; encoded by the coding sequence ATGTCCAAGGTCACCCCCGCCACCCGCGCGCTCACGGCTGCCGGTATTGCATTCACCGTCCACGCCTACGACTACGATCCTGACGCCGAGAGCATCGGCCTTCAGGCGGCCGCCGCGCTCGGCGAAGACCCGGCACGTGTTCTCAAGACGCTGATGGCGCAAGTCGACGGCAAGCCGGTCTGCGTCGTCGTGCCGTCCGACCAGGAAGTGTCGATGAAGAAGCTCGCCGCAGCCGTGAGCGGCAAGTCGGCGCAGATGATGAAGCCGCCGGAGGCGGAGCGCCTCACGGGCTACAAGGTCGGCGGCATCAGCCCGTTCGGGCAGCGCAAGCCGGTGCGCACCGTGATCGAGCAGAGCGCGCTTGCGCATGATCTAGTCTATCTCAATGGCGGCCAGCGGGGATTGCAGGTGCGCCTCAAGCCAGCCGATGTGCAGCGCGTGTTGAAGGCGATCGTGGCCGACGTGCTTGCCTGA
- a CDS encoding alpha/beta fold hydrolase, with the protein MTGGLIEPIVGRYVHVEIEGEINRIYFEENGSGIPLVCLHTAGADARQWRHLLVDEEFTRNYRIIAFDMPWHGKSNPPDSQYDSEYRLSTASYTTTIRAFCNALGLDRPVVMGCSIGGRIVLNLAIEHAREFRALIGLEAADFQQPWYDTAWLNRPDVHGGEVCAALVSGLIAPNGPEAGRNETLWSYKQGGPGIFKGDLYFYRVDGDLRGRTGSIDVNQCPLYLLTGEYDFSCTPEDTLRTAAGIPGARATIMERLGHFPMSENPDQFRRYIAPVLQDILDEQKL; encoded by the coding sequence ATGACCGGTGGCTTAATCGAGCCCATCGTCGGCCGCTACGTGCATGTCGAGATCGAGGGGGAGATCAACCGGATCTATTTCGAGGAGAACGGCAGCGGCATCCCGCTGGTTTGCCTGCACACCGCTGGCGCCGATGCGCGGCAATGGCGTCATTTGCTGGTCGATGAGGAGTTCACCAGGAACTACCGCATCATCGCTTTCGACATGCCCTGGCACGGCAAGTCCAATCCGCCGGACAGTCAATATGATAGCGAATACCGGCTGAGCACCGCGAGCTACACCACGACAATCCGCGCGTTCTGCAACGCGTTGGGATTGGATCGGCCTGTTGTGATGGGTTGTTCGATCGGCGGGCGCATCGTACTCAATCTCGCCATTGAACATGCGCGCGAATTCCGTGCCCTGATAGGTCTCGAGGCCGCGGACTTTCAGCAGCCCTGGTACGACACGGCGTGGCTGAACCGGCCCGACGTTCATGGCGGAGAAGTCTGCGCCGCCTTGGTTTCGGGCTTGATCGCGCCAAACGGCCCGGAGGCCGGGCGCAATGAGACGCTGTGGAGCTACAAGCAGGGTGGCCCCGGCATCTTCAAGGGCGACCTGTATTTCTACAGGGTCGACGGCGATCTGCGCGGACGGACGGGTAGCATCGACGTCAACCAGTGTCCGCTCTATCTCCTCACCGGCGAATACGATTTCTCCTGCACGCCGGAGGATACGCTGCGTACCGCCGCCGGCATTCCTGGCGCAAGAGCAACCATCATGGAGCGGCTCGGCCATTTTCCGATGAGCGAAAACCCAGATCAGTTCCGTCGCTACATCGCGCCGGTGCTGCAAGACATTCTTGACGAGCAAAAGTTGTAA
- a CDS encoding ABC transporter substrate-binding protein codes for MKLSWMMAAVLAAQTGAALAADNTIRIGVLNDQSGVFADNGGRGSVAAAKLAAEDFGNELLGKKIEIISADHQNKPDIASATARKWFDNEGVDMIADGAASSAGFAILEVAKQKNKIFVISGPGSSDFTGKSCSPVSFHFNYDTYALSKLTSDAITRAGGKSWYFVTADYAFGHALQRDATKFIEAAGGKVIGSAAHPLGTADFASFLLQAQASKADVVGLATSGADVQTAIKQAGEFGVVEGGQKLAGLLVFITDVNSLGLKVTQGLQVTTSFYWDLDEQTRAWSKRYAGLMDGKVASMVQAGVYSGVHHYLAAVKAAGTTDATAVAAKMHELKVNDMYNKDVAIRPDGRVLHTMYLVQVKKPEESKYKFDYYRIVSSKPGEKVFRPMSEGGCPLVK; via the coding sequence ATGAAGTTGAGCTGGATGATGGCGGCCGTTCTGGCCGCGCAGACGGGTGCCGCTCTCGCGGCTGACAATACGATCAGGATCGGCGTGCTCAACGACCAGTCCGGCGTGTTCGCGGACAATGGCGGCCGCGGATCGGTAGCAGCGGCAAAGCTCGCTGCGGAGGACTTCGGCAACGAGCTGCTCGGCAAGAAGATCGAGATCATCTCGGCCGACCACCAGAACAAGCCGGATATCGCTTCGGCCACCGCGCGAAAATGGTTTGACAATGAAGGCGTCGACATGATCGCAGATGGTGCGGCGTCGTCGGCCGGCTTTGCCATCCTCGAAGTGGCCAAGCAGAAGAACAAGATCTTCGTCATCTCCGGCCCCGGCTCATCCGATTTCACCGGGAAATCCTGCTCCCCGGTTAGCTTCCATTTCAACTACGACACCTACGCGCTGTCGAAGCTGACCAGCGACGCCATCACGCGCGCCGGCGGAAAGTCCTGGTATTTTGTAACCGCCGACTACGCGTTCGGCCACGCGCTGCAGCGAGATGCCACCAAGTTCATTGAGGCCGCGGGCGGCAAGGTGATCGGATCGGCCGCGCATCCGCTCGGGACCGCCGACTTCGCCTCGTTCCTGCTGCAGGCGCAGGCCTCGAAGGCCGACGTCGTTGGTCTCGCGACATCAGGCGCGGATGTGCAGACCGCGATCAAGCAGGCGGGTGAATTCGGCGTCGTCGAGGGCGGGCAGAAGCTCGCCGGCCTGCTCGTCTTCATCACCGACGTGAATTCGCTTGGCCTGAAAGTCACTCAGGGCCTGCAGGTAACGACCTCGTTCTACTGGGACCTCGACGAGCAAACCCGGGCCTGGTCCAAGCGCTACGCTGGCTTGATGGATGGCAAGGTCGCCAGCATGGTGCAAGCCGGCGTCTATAGCGGCGTCCATCACTACCTCGCCGCGGTGAAGGCCGCCGGCACCACGGATGCGACGGCCGTCGCCGCCAAGATGCACGAGCTGAAGGTCAACGACATGTACAACAAGGATGTCGCGATCCGCCCGGACGGGCGCGTGCTGCACACCATGTACCTGGTCCAGGTGAAGAAGCCGGAGGAGTCCAAGTACAAGTTCGACTACTACCGGATCGTCAGCTCCAAGCCGGGCGAAAAGGTGTTTCGGCCGATGAGCGAAGGCGGCTGCCCGCTGGTCAAGTAA
- a CDS encoding NAD(P)-dependent oxidoreductase codes for MSDSIGFIGLGVMGEPICRNLVRKSGRTVLAFDLAKEPLARIAADGATAAPSIGDVVCGSETIFLCLPSARHVMSVFESILPKIRRGQAVIDLGTSDVGQTRSCAKQLADNGALWIDAPIARTRQAAQDGTLSVMVGATPEQFARVEPLLRHFATDVTLCGGTGAGQVTKILNNMVLFETVNALAEAVALAKHNGVEPKLLLETLSKGSADSFALRNHGMKAIVAKEFPLRAFSTEYAMKDLSYALELGAQAGLNLRGAALMREIFQETIDKGMADAYFPVIAKLIDPSGFPQ; via the coding sequence ATGTCTGATTCAATTGGATTCATCGGTCTCGGCGTCATGGGCGAGCCGATCTGTCGCAACCTGGTGCGCAAGAGCGGACGAACAGTGCTGGCCTTCGACCTTGCCAAGGAACCCTTGGCGCGGATCGCGGCTGATGGTGCGACCGCGGCGCCGTCGATCGGGGATGTCGTTTGTGGTAGCGAGACTATCTTCTTGTGTCTGCCCAGCGCCAGGCACGTGATGTCCGTGTTCGAGAGCATCTTGCCGAAGATCAGGCGCGGTCAGGCCGTGATCGATCTCGGCACCTCCGATGTCGGCCAGACCCGCTCGTGCGCCAAGCAGCTCGCCGACAACGGCGCGCTCTGGATCGATGCGCCGATCGCACGCACGCGTCAGGCGGCCCAGGACGGCACGCTCAGCGTCATGGTCGGCGCGACGCCCGAACAGTTCGCTCGGGTCGAGCCGCTGCTCCGGCATTTCGCCACCGATGTCACGCTTTGTGGCGGGACCGGCGCAGGGCAGGTGACGAAGATCCTCAACAACATGGTGCTGTTCGAGACGGTCAACGCGCTGGCGGAGGCCGTCGCCCTCGCCAAACATAATGGTGTCGAGCCGAAGCTGCTGCTGGAGACGCTGTCCAAGGGTTCGGCGGACAGCTTCGCCCTGCGCAACCACGGCATGAAGGCGATCGTCGCCAAGGAATTTCCACTGCGGGCCTTCTCGACCGAGTATGCCATGAAGGATCTCTCGTACGCGCTGGAGCTGGGCGCGCAGGCCGGGCTGAACCTGCGCGGAGCGGCGCTGATGCGCGAGATCTTCCAGGAGACGATCGACAAGGGCATGGCGGATGCGTATTTTCCCGTCATCGCAAAGCTCATCGATCCCTCCGGATTTCCTCAATAG
- a CDS encoding IclR family transcriptional regulator, with translation MPSPGVAAVDRALSILAAFEDAPEPMTLAELARRTKMYKSTLLRLMTSLQEFGYLVQLADGRYHLGPTPFRLGAVYQRSNNLHDRVMPLLRQLVADGTESPSFHVRHDARRRLCVFRVDSRHSTLDRVEAGALLPLDRGAAGRIILAFDGEEGEAYDEIREGCIAVSFGERDPDCAGLACPVFGPGGKCVGALSLSGPKPRFTRDTIKAMSSLLLKTAIRLTRTLGGPTDLLDGAVAASVDDVRPARRARR, from the coding sequence ATGCCTTCGCCCGGCGTCGCAGCCGTCGATCGCGCTCTCAGCATTCTGGCCGCCTTCGAGGACGCGCCGGAGCCGATGACGCTGGCCGAGCTCGCCCGGCGCACCAAGATGTACAAGAGCACGTTGCTGCGGCTGATGACGTCGCTGCAGGAATTCGGCTATCTCGTCCAGCTCGCCGACGGTCGCTACCATCTTGGCCCGACCCCGTTCCGGCTGGGTGCGGTCTACCAGCGCAGCAACAATCTGCACGATCGGGTGATGCCGCTGCTGCGGCAGCTCGTGGCCGACGGGACCGAAAGCCCTTCGTTCCACGTGCGGCATGATGCCAGGCGCCGTCTGTGCGTCTTTCGCGTTGATTCCCGGCATTCGACGCTCGACCGGGTCGAGGCTGGCGCCCTGCTTCCGCTCGACCGGGGGGCGGCCGGCCGCATCATTCTGGCCTTCGACGGCGAGGAAGGCGAGGCCTATGACGAGATCCGCGAGGGATGCATCGCCGTGTCGTTCGGCGAGCGCGACCCGGATTGCGCCGGGCTTGCCTGTCCGGTGTTCGGTCCGGGCGGGAAATGTGTTGGTGCGCTGTCGCTCTCGGGGCCGAAGCCGCGCTTTACGCGCGACACTATCAAGGCGATGTCATCGCTGCTGTTGAAGACCGCTATCCGCCTGACGCGTACGCTGGGCGGTCCGACCGATCTGCTCGACGGTGCCGTTGCAGCCTCGGTCGATGATGTGCGTCCCGCGCGACGGGCGAGGCGATGA
- a CDS encoding GntR family transcriptional regulator, with translation MARRPAKTRGSIARGGGVALGEAVFRSLCEALQAGSYRAGDRLREEEVAQRLNVSRTPVREALGRLAARGFVEPAGGRGVIVRNLDISEVLELYAMREIMEGAAARLAAEHASATEIDALRDIEQAFVEASKTDTAEMARLNRAFHEAICRAARNRYLDSASRELQDWIALLGPTTFTVTGRPSTSHREHEAIIEAIAARDGNKAEQLARAHIREALRCRLKLLQKQ, from the coding sequence ATGGCGAGGCGTCCGGCAAAGACACGCGGATCGATCGCGCGCGGCGGCGGCGTCGCGCTCGGCGAAGCCGTGTTTCGCTCGCTCTGCGAGGCGCTTCAGGCCGGCAGCTACCGCGCCGGCGACCGCCTTCGCGAGGAAGAGGTCGCGCAACGGCTGAACGTCAGCCGCACACCGGTCCGCGAAGCGCTGGGCCGGCTCGCGGCACGCGGCTTCGTCGAGCCCGCCGGCGGCCGCGGGGTGATCGTGCGCAACCTCGACATATCGGAGGTGCTCGAGCTCTACGCCATGCGCGAGATCATGGAAGGCGCCGCGGCACGCTTGGCCGCCGAGCACGCCTCGGCGACGGAGATCGATGCGCTCCGCGACATCGAGCAGGCTTTTGTCGAGGCATCGAAGACAGATACGGCCGAGATGGCTCGGCTCAACCGCGCCTTCCACGAAGCCATCTGCCGCGCCGCGCGCAACCGCTATCTCGACAGCGCCTCTCGCGAATTGCAGGACTGGATCGCCTTGCTCGGCCCCACCACCTTCACCGTGACGGGGCGCCCGTCGACCAGCCACCGCGAGCATGAGGCCATCATCGAGGCCATCGCCGCGCGCGACGGCAACAAGGCCGAGCAGCTCGCCCGCGCGCATATTCGCGAAGCGCTGCGCTGCCGTCTGAAGCTGTTGCAGAAGCAGTAG